One window of Polyangium spumosum genomic DNA carries:
- the thiM gene encoding hydroxyethylthiazole kinase, giving the protein MGNDARAVWDSVRKVRATSPLVQNITNYVAMNNTANALLALGAAPAMVHAAEEVEDFVAIASSLVVNIGTLSSPWITAMRLCATRANDLAKPWVLDPVGVGATPLRTRVSDQLAQIGPTVIRANASEMLALSAVTSKITRGVDSTEPSQAAIEPARQLAQTYKCVVVVSGAVDYVTDGERLLGVRNGHPMMPRVTGLGCTASALVGAFLAVVPDPLVAAAHAMAVLGVAGEIAAEKAPGPGSLQMLLLDALYQLDEAALGRVSIV; this is encoded by the coding sequence ATGGGGAATGACGCGCGCGCAGTCTGGGATTCGGTGCGGAAGGTCCGAGCGACCTCGCCGCTCGTGCAAAACATCACGAATTACGTCGCGATGAACAACACGGCGAACGCGCTCCTGGCGCTCGGGGCTGCGCCGGCGATGGTGCACGCGGCCGAGGAGGTCGAGGATTTCGTGGCGATCGCCTCGTCCTTGGTGGTCAACATCGGGACGCTCTCGTCGCCGTGGATCACGGCGATGCGGCTCTGCGCCACGCGCGCGAACGACCTCGCCAAACCCTGGGTGCTCGATCCCGTCGGCGTGGGCGCCACGCCGCTGCGCACGCGGGTCTCCGATCAGCTCGCGCAGATCGGGCCCACGGTGATCCGCGCGAACGCGTCCGAGATGCTCGCGCTCTCGGCGGTGACCTCGAAGATCACGCGCGGCGTCGACAGCACCGAGCCGTCGCAGGCCGCGATCGAGCCGGCGCGGCAGCTCGCGCAGACCTACAAATGCGTGGTCGTGGTGAGCGGCGCCGTCGATTACGTGACCGACGGCGAGCGGCTGCTCGGGGTCCGCAACGGGCACCCGATGATGCCGCGGGTGACGGGGCTCGGTTGCACGGCGAGCGCGCTCGTCGGGGCCTTCCTCGCGGTGGTGCCCGATCCGCTCGTCGCGGCGGCCCACGCAATGGCCGTGCTGGGGGTCGCGGGCGAGATCGCCGCCGAGAAAGCCCCCGGCCCGGGCAGCCTGCAGATGCTTCTCCTCGACGCTTTGTACCAGCTCGACGAGGCGGCCCTCGGGCGGGTGAGTATCGTGTGA
- a CDS encoding class I SAM-dependent methyltransferase, whose protein sequence is MHTEQPYIHALGHAALTRFYDPFIRAAVRERAFKERLIDLADVRPRHRVLDVGAGTGTLVLRLKQRCPEAEVVGLDGDPKILSMARRKLADAGADVELHEGYAQRLPFPDGSFDRVVTTLVLHHLSLSDKATAFGEMARVLSPGGELHVADLGPPRSLPGKLAAGVARRFGHVGDNLDGRLPELMRAAGFSQVEETSRFLTLFGPLVYLRGRKASEGEGGSGLGSG, encoded by the coding sequence ATGCACACCGAACAGCCCTACATCCACGCCCTCGGACACGCGGCGCTCACGCGCTTCTACGACCCGTTCATCCGCGCCGCGGTTCGCGAGCGCGCCTTCAAGGAGCGCCTGATCGACCTGGCCGACGTGAGACCTCGGCACCGCGTCCTCGACGTCGGCGCTGGTACGGGCACGCTCGTGCTCCGGCTCAAGCAGCGTTGCCCCGAGGCCGAGGTGGTGGGCCTCGACGGCGACCCGAAGATCCTCTCCATGGCCCGCCGGAAGCTCGCGGATGCGGGCGCGGACGTCGAGCTGCACGAGGGCTACGCCCAGCGCCTCCCGTTCCCCGACGGCTCGTTTGATCGTGTGGTCACGACCCTCGTGCTCCACCACCTCTCCCTCTCCGACAAGGCGACGGCCTTCGGTGAAATGGCGCGGGTCCTCTCGCCGGGCGGCGAGCTCCACGTGGCGGACCTCGGTCCTCCGCGCTCCTTGCCGGGAAAACTCGCCGCGGGCGTGGCGCGTCGTTTCGGGCACGTCGGCGACAACCTCGACGGCCGCCTGCCCGAGCTGATGCGCGCCGCGGGATTTTCGCAGGTGGAGGAGACGTCGCGGTTCCTCACGTTGTTTGGTCCGCTCGTGTACCTGCGGGGGAGGAAGGCGAGCGAGGGGGAGGGTGGCTCGGGACTGGGCTCCGGGTGA
- a CDS encoding META domain-containing protein, which produces MPKTPFSAVCAILSIFTTLIAAPTRASAAEDVATVPARFSAAPLFLGGATHWRVRSLRGARPIQGSEISARFSGGTVSGRAGCNAYNGSYEAGGGVVTIPGVGLTRMRCFSPRGVMEQEQSYVRALQEARTYFLQRNRLFFRNSDGAVVIEFIRSR; this is translated from the coding sequence ATGCCGAAGACTCCGTTTTCCGCCGTCTGCGCCATTCTGTCCATTTTCACGACCCTGATCGCCGCGCCGACACGCGCGAGCGCCGCGGAGGACGTGGCCACCGTGCCGGCGCGTTTCTCCGCCGCGCCTCTTTTCCTCGGCGGCGCGACGCACTGGAGGGTGCGGAGCCTGCGCGGCGCCCGGCCCATCCAGGGATCGGAGATCTCGGCGCGTTTCAGCGGCGGAACGGTGAGCGGGAGGGCCGGATGCAACGCGTACAATGGCTCGTACGAGGCGGGCGGGGGGGTCGTCACGATCCCAGGCGTCGGCCTCACGAGGATGCGCTGCTTTTCCCCGCGCGGGGTCATGGAGCAGGAGCAGTCCTACGTACGCGCCCTCCAGGAGGCGCGTACGTATTTCTTGCAAAGGAACCGGCTGTTCTTCCGGAACAGCGACGGCGCGGTCGTCATCGAGTTCATCCGGTCGCGGTGA
- a CDS encoding L-serine ammonia-lyase: MTISTFDLFKIGIGPSSSHTVGPMRAARTFALGLEQRGLFERTAKVKAELFGSLGATGKGHGSDKAVILGLLGETPDGVDVERVDAIVAAVRRTGQLELLGRKTIDFALPSQILFSRRTLPFHPNGMRFTAEDPSGAALDARIYYSVGGGFVVDDPEVSGDGPKEATRAAFPYPFRTASELLAACAAHGRSVSDLMLENESIFRPEAETRAGLLRIWQVMQACVQRGLRTEGTLPGGLHVQRRAPGLYRNLLENPEAGLRDPLTAMDWVSLYALAVSEENAAGGRVVTAPTNGAAGIIPAVLHYYRRFVPHSTDDGVVRFLLTAGAIGLLYKENASISGADVGCQGEVGSACSMAAGALCEVLGGSPAHVENAAEIAMEHNLGLTCDPIGGLVQVPCIERNAMAAIKAIQAARLSLRGDGRHFVALDKVIKTMRDTGADMKEKYKETARGGLALHVLEAPVDTSLDVSVGIPEC, translated from the coding sequence ATGACCATCAGCACCTTCGATCTGTTCAAGATCGGCATCGGGCCTTCGAGCTCGCACACCGTGGGGCCGATGCGGGCCGCGCGTACGTTCGCCCTGGGGCTCGAGCAGCGCGGGCTCTTCGAGCGGACGGCGAAGGTGAAGGCCGAGCTCTTCGGCTCGCTCGGCGCCACGGGCAAGGGCCACGGCAGCGACAAAGCCGTGATCCTCGGGCTGCTCGGCGAGACGCCGGACGGGGTCGACGTCGAGCGCGTGGACGCGATCGTCGCCGCCGTGCGGCGAACGGGGCAGCTCGAATTGCTGGGGCGCAAGACGATCGACTTCGCGCTGCCCTCGCAGATCCTCTTCTCGCGGAGGACCTTGCCGTTTCACCCGAACGGCATGCGATTCACCGCGGAGGATCCGAGCGGCGCGGCGCTCGACGCGCGTATTTATTATTCGGTCGGCGGCGGCTTCGTGGTCGATGATCCGGAGGTCTCCGGGGACGGGCCGAAGGAGGCGACCCGGGCCGCGTTTCCGTACCCCTTCCGCACGGCCTCGGAGCTGCTCGCGGCCTGCGCCGCGCACGGCCGCTCCGTCAGCGACCTCATGCTCGAAAACGAGTCGATCTTCCGGCCCGAGGCCGAGACACGCGCGGGGCTCTTGCGGATCTGGCAGGTCATGCAGGCCTGCGTGCAGCGCGGCCTGCGCACGGAGGGCACGCTGCCCGGGGGCCTGCACGTGCAAAGGCGCGCGCCGGGGCTCTACCGCAACCTGCTCGAGAACCCCGAGGCGGGCCTGCGGGATCCGCTCACGGCGATGGATTGGGTGAGCCTCTACGCGCTCGCGGTGAGCGAGGAGAACGCCGCCGGGGGCCGCGTGGTCACGGCGCCGACGAACGGCGCGGCCGGCATCATCCCGGCGGTCTTGCATTATTACCGGAGGTTCGTCCCGCACTCGACGGACGACGGCGTCGTGCGCTTCTTGCTCACGGCGGGGGCGATTGGCCTCCTGTACAAGGAAAACGCCTCGATCAGCGGCGCGGACGTGGGTTGTCAGGGTGAGGTGGGCTCGGCCTGCTCGATGGCGGCGGGCGCGCTCTGCGAGGTCCTCGGCGGCAGCCCCGCGCACGTGGAGAACGCGGCCGAGATCGCGATGGAGCACAACCTCGGCCTGACGTGTGATCCGATCGGCGGCCTCGTGCAGGTGCCGTGCATCGAGCGCAACGCGATGGCCGCGATCAAGGCCATCCAGGCCGCGCGCCTCTCGCTGCGCGGCGACGGGCGCCATTTCGTGGCCCTCGACAAGGTCATCAAGACCATGCGGGACACGGGCGCCGACATGAAAGAAAAGTACAAGGAGACCGCGCGCGGCGGCCTCGCCCTCCACGTCCTCGAAGCGCCGGTCGACACGAGCCTCGACGTGAGCGTGGGTATCCCGGAATGCTAG
- a CDS encoding TolC family protein yields the protein MKSSLWSGGLSALLVAFSAGCGGGALDTDVRDVNEFLAAHGAGRASGAPARPSVALPSEERWEEDPSEAPKILAKPLHAEAAVRLSLLMNRDLRASMYELGIARGRVVQAGLLPNPEIEVSLRAPQDPFQELQADIGIEYDISRVILMPLRKGAAEAELAAERVRVAGEVLDTAYRARVAFYEVQARQGVLDLRSRALAAFQAGFAAAEELHRVGNLPDVDLATQRAAVEAARIEVAEAENTLLDARERLNLAIGLSGEKTSWTAPDPLPPPEVDTIDAAGGEKKALAASLELAEIAGRMQAAGKRVGMHRAEGRLPHLSGGFHGENDGRAWEIGGHVTVGLPIFDRAQGRVISAQSELGALRERYVATATAVRANLRMAQNRVESAGRRARHYRDALLPAREKALAETLLQYNAMQVGVFQVLETQRRLTEAGIAYTETLLEYWKARAALDQVLAGRHRALGLAPPGVGSAGMGGGAESSAGH from the coding sequence ATGAAGAGCTCCCTTTGGTCTGGAGGTCTCTCGGCGCTGCTCGTCGCCTTCTCCGCGGGGTGCGGGGGCGGCGCGCTGGACACGGACGTGCGCGACGTGAACGAATTCCTGGCCGCGCACGGCGCCGGGCGAGCGTCGGGCGCTCCGGCGCGCCCCTCCGTGGCGCTGCCGTCCGAGGAGCGCTGGGAGGAGGACCCTTCCGAGGCGCCGAAGATCCTCGCCAAACCCTTGCATGCCGAGGCGGCCGTGCGCCTCTCGCTCCTCATGAACCGGGATTTGCGGGCGTCGATGTACGAGCTCGGTATCGCGCGGGGCCGCGTCGTGCAGGCGGGGCTCTTGCCGAACCCCGAGATCGAGGTCTCGCTGCGCGCCCCGCAGGATCCCTTCCAGGAGCTGCAGGCCGACATCGGCATCGAATACGACATCTCGCGGGTGATCCTCATGCCCTTGCGCAAAGGCGCGGCCGAGGCGGAGCTCGCGGCGGAGCGGGTGCGCGTCGCGGGCGAGGTGCTCGACACGGCCTACCGGGCGCGTGTCGCGTTTTACGAGGTGCAGGCGCGGCAAGGCGTGCTCGACTTGCGCTCGCGGGCGCTCGCGGCGTTCCAGGCCGGGTTTGCCGCGGCCGAGGAGCTCCACCGCGTGGGCAACCTGCCGGACGTGGACCTCGCGACCCAGCGCGCGGCCGTGGAGGCGGCGCGGATCGAGGTCGCCGAGGCGGAGAACACGCTGCTCGACGCGCGGGAGCGGCTCAACCTGGCGATTGGTTTGTCGGGCGAGAAGACCTCCTGGACCGCGCCGGACCCGCTGCCGCCGCCCGAGGTGGATACGATCGACGCGGCGGGGGGCGAAAAGAAGGCCCTCGCGGCGAGCCTCGAGCTGGCGGAGATCGCGGGCCGGATGCAGGCGGCCGGCAAGCGCGTGGGCATGCACCGCGCCGAGGGGCGCTTGCCGCACCTCTCGGGCGGGTTTCACGGCGAGAATGACGGCCGGGCTTGGGAGATCGGCGGGCACGTGACGGTGGGGTTGCCGATCTTCGATCGGGCCCAGGGCCGCGTGATCAGCGCGCAGAGCGAGCTCGGGGCCTTGCGGGAGAGGTACGTCGCGACGGCGACGGCGGTGCGCGCGAACCTTCGAATGGCGCAGAACCGCGTGGAGTCCGCGGGCAGGCGGGCGCGGCATTACCGCGACGCGCTCTTGCCCGCCCGGGAGAAGGCGCTCGCCGAGACGCTCTTGCAATACAACGCGATGCAGGTGGGCGTCTTCCAGGTGCTCGAGACGCAGCGGCGGCTGACGGAGGCGGGGATCGCCTACACGGAGACGCTGCTCGAATACTGGAAGGCGCGCGCGGCGCTCGATCAGGTCCTCGCGGGCCGGCACCGCGCGCTCGGGCTCGCGCCGCCGGGCGTGGGGAGCGCGGGGAT